ggtctccaaggcacaataattggttagtaattacatcattggcttttcgtGAGAATACCTGTTCATGCTAGAAAGCAAAGgcaacagtgtttcagggctacaactttgtttcatcctgtattcttgtatatgctgggaacgctgcttaaatgaggtttgccatcctAGATAAGAGCGCTACCcacattccaaaatgcatacatgataaataacaaaatatttgccTTTCACAATGTTTGCCTTTCACAAACCCTTCATTTCCtcgctttttgtttttaatgaagaaaagagaGACTTTTCAATAGCACGTAATTGAATTGGATGCAAAGTAATTGGAGAAGGCTTACGGAAAAGAGCACAAAATGAAGGAATGCATTGCATAAAACAACCACAActtataagaaaaacaaatacaaTCAAACCATAGAAAAACAAAAGTTTTAGCCAAGAAAAATCAGGTAACCAATTAGTTAACCAATCAAAAGGAGAAAACTTTTCATGAACATTATCTTTTATGGAAGCCTGTAAATTAGCCAGTTCATCCTCAATAGTTTTATTAAGTGAATGAAAATGCACAGCACAAGCACGCTGACCAACCAAAGTACAAAATCCACCTTGACGAGCCAACAAATAGTCTATAGCAAAACGTTGTTGAAGCATATCTTGATTTAATTCTTCAATTTCATTCTGTAAATCTCTAATGATTGCAGCAGTAACATTGATTGATTTTTCTAAACGACATGTAAGTCCTAAAATAGAATGTCTATTTTCTTGAGCAATTATTCCTGGATATGATCCCAAGGTAATGACTCCAGTTATTGCTCCAGTTATTGCACGTCCATAGGTAGACAATGCAGAAAGTTGAGTGTCCATGATGACTTCATCAGAACATGCTGGTCTCAAGGCTGCACACTTCCTGCGAGCTGATAATCGACCAGGAACACCTATTTGTACTGGTAAAGATAAATATCCAATTGCAGCACATTGATAGTTCTGAGGGTGTACATTTGTTGCATATTTATCAAAGAAGAACCACATAGTAGGATCTTTTAACTGCCAACCAGCGCAAATTGATCCAACATTAAAAGAATATTTGgctttaaaaagaggaaaattatcAGGATACATATCAGGCACAATATTATGACCTTGTGATGTTTTGTTAATATTACCCCATAACCAATATTTTTGAGTATATGACTATAATTTCCCAAGTTATTTAAAATACGTTTTGCTTTTGGGTAATCAGACCAGTTATTAAGCCAAGTTTGTTTagcataacaacaaaaacataaaCCTCGAGTAAACTGACTAATACGAAGATAATTCCATTTGACAAAATTCAATTGACTTGGAGGTTTAGAAAAtaaccaagaagaagaaatatgttgAAGTTGCGAAACAATAAAGGTAGAAGAGGTAATTAGATTAGGAATAAAAGCAACTTGACCAAGAGCCATAGGaatttcataatataaagttatgtTACGACcatgaattaaaaacatatattgagCATGACGAATCTAAAGGTTATGACTGAGGTAAAAAGCAGGAGTTGTTTCAGAAGTAgtagaaacaggaggaggaaaataaagaaaacaacacaaaagaaTAGTAATAATAGAATCAGCAGTTATAACAGCAAAAACTGCAGCTACAAGATTTTCTGGAGTTTGTGGTAAAGAAGCTTTCTTTAGTTGTTGTTGAGCTTCATAGGTAGTAGCTTTAACTTGACCCTAAGTCATGGCAGGAGGACGTGGCGACCTGGGAAGACGAGCCTCCGTTTTGAGATTCGGATTGAAGTTTGGAATGGGATTGTGAAGACTCTGATGCCATGCCATGATAAGGACGAACACACTGGCCTGGAATCCACACAGCTTGTTTTGTCTGCGGATCCTCAATTGCAGCGTAACCACGACCCCAGGTTATAAGTTTAGCAGGTCCACGCCAAGCGGGATCAGGAG
Above is a window of Ahaetulla prasina isolate Xishuangbanna chromosome 4, ASM2864084v1, whole genome shotgun sequence DNA encoding:
- the LOC131197580 gene encoding uncharacterized protein LOC131197580 produces the protein MKKSCSPETLLHLLSSMNSLLNHLQPPGPCNIWRPEQGPLTSSGEDRCTFSFRASQPFEVSWPVQWPKCAVNSLWGIGGSTSSWQSVHHITITTAVQIGVPGRLSARRKCAALRPACSDEVIMDTQLSALSTYGRAITGAITGVITLGSYPGIIAQENRHSILGLTCRLEKSINVTAAIIRDLQNEIEELNQDMLQQRFAIDYLLARQGGFCTLVGQRACAVHFHSLNKTIEDELANLQASIKDNVHEKFSPFDWLTNWLPDFSWLKLLFFYGLIVFVFLISCGCFMQCIPSFCALFRKPSPITLHPIQLRAIEKSLFSSLKTKSEEMKGL